A genomic segment from Rhodospirillum centenum SW encodes:
- a CDS encoding lipopolysaccharide biosynthesis protein, producing the protein MKGSLTRGFGARFVLFGLTFGQQFLLVPAYLHAWGAGVYQDWLVIGAVAAMAGLLDLGMQFYFGNRLTMQWAAREEAAYAKTLKIALGCYAVVTASAIAGIGALLLLTDPVALLKLGTMAPDDAFLALAGCTLVNILAVGMGILGVLYRTRGRYERSVYMGILHSLYTVLATLVCLLLGAGPSQIALVTLGGVVLFLVVLPWDLRRQFGSLPWGLALPDRAELRDIAGRGGLYAVGPLYQMSVTQLPILVLNHLAPAGNAVILFSIARTLAGMVRQLPAQLAPGIGVEMSIKYAREDLAGVRSMFLRTSRFLGGVAGFAAGVSLAAAEPFVRIWTGGAVALDLPVFAVLLAGILAVSPAIPSQTFLSFTNRPQALTLSYLLHAGLSLLLMLLLIPGQGAVGAAVALAVGETVAIGLFLPALCHPRLGLPLFAFLAESGLRIAGAALVSWGLAGAAGALVAPVSPLTLGLFGALWLAGAVPAAYRMVLSADQRDWLRQGARHRLARFAGGGIGRAGRSQPQPAGDRAEKAAAEVRSPDGCRDEAAAQPPSQVG; encoded by the coding sequence GTGAAAGGGTCCCTGACCCGGGGATTCGGCGCCCGCTTCGTTCTGTTCGGGCTCACCTTCGGGCAGCAGTTCCTGCTGGTTCCGGCCTATCTGCATGCCTGGGGGGCGGGCGTCTACCAGGACTGGCTGGTGATCGGGGCCGTCGCGGCCATGGCCGGCCTGCTCGACCTCGGCATGCAGTTCTATTTCGGCAACAGGCTGACCATGCAGTGGGCTGCCCGTGAGGAGGCGGCCTACGCGAAGACCCTGAAGATCGCGCTGGGGTGCTACGCGGTGGTCACCGCCTCGGCCATAGCCGGCATCGGTGCCCTGCTGCTGCTGACCGATCCCGTGGCGCTGCTGAAGCTCGGGACGATGGCGCCGGACGACGCCTTCCTGGCCCTGGCCGGCTGCACCCTGGTGAACATCCTGGCCGTCGGCATGGGTATTCTCGGGGTCCTCTACAGGACCCGCGGGCGCTACGAACGGTCGGTCTACATGGGTATCCTGCATTCGCTCTACACGGTGCTGGCGACCCTTGTCTGTCTTCTCCTGGGGGCGGGGCCGTCGCAGATCGCCCTCGTCACGCTGGGCGGGGTCGTCCTCTTCCTCGTCGTCCTTCCCTGGGATCTCCGCCGTCAGTTCGGCTCCCTGCCCTGGGGGCTCGCCCTGCCGGACCGGGCGGAGCTGCGCGACATCGCGGGCCGCGGCGGGCTCTATGCCGTCGGACCGCTCTACCAGATGTCGGTGACGCAGCTCCCGATCCTGGTGCTCAACCATCTCGCCCCGGCGGGCAACGCGGTGATCCTGTTCAGCATCGCCCGCACGCTGGCCGGCATGGTCCGGCAGCTTCCGGCGCAGCTCGCTCCCGGGATCGGCGTGGAGATGTCGATCAAGTACGCGCGGGAGGATCTCGCCGGCGTCCGCAGCATGTTTCTCAGGACCAGCCGCTTCCTGGGCGGCGTCGCCGGCTTCGCCGCCGGTGTCTCCCTCGCCGCGGCGGAGCCGTTCGTCCGGATCTGGACCGGGGGCGCCGTGGCCCTGGATCTGCCTGTCTTCGCCGTCCTGCTGGCCGGCATCCTTGCCGTCAGCCCCGCGATTCCCAGCCAGACGTTCCTGAGCTTCACCAACCGTCCCCAGGCGCTGACCCTCAGCTATCTGCTGCATGCCGGCCTGTCGTTGCTGCTCATGCTCCTGCTGATCCCCGGGCAGGGGGCCGTCGGTGCCGCCGTCGCGCTGGCGGTGGGGGAGACCGTGGCCATCGGTCTGTTCCTGCCGGCTCTCTGCCATCCGCGGCTGGGGCTGCCGCTGTTTGCCTTTCTGGCGGAAAGTGGGCTCCGGATCGCCGGCGCGGCCCTGGTCTCCTGGGGCCTGGCGGGGGCGGCCGGGGCGCTCGTGGCGCCTGTGTCGCCCCTGACGCTCGGCCTGTTCGGCGCGCTCTGGCTGGCTGGGGCCGTGCCGGCGGCCTACCGGATGGTGCTTTCGGCGGATCAGCGCGACTGGCTGCGGCAGGGCGCGCGCCACCGCCTCGCCCGCTTCGCCGGCGGCGGGATCGGGCGCGCCGGGCGATCACAGCCCCAGCCGGCGGGCGACCGAGCGGAGAAGGCTGCCGCCGAGGTGCGGTCGCCGGATGGCTGCCGGGATGAAGCTGCTGCCCAGCCGCCGTCCCAGGTGGGCTGA
- a CDS encoding class I SAM-dependent methyltransferase, protein MTEKTDLDHIAERVRPTKITHDYFRYYWIHFGHRRHAVRSLLEIGVQGGRSLKVWREFFPKATVCGLDCDPGCARLEADGFAIQIGDSQSPAVARTALERFGRTSFDIIIDDGAHHPQAQIETFRTWFPHLAEGGVYVVEDVAQFSRYDRVDALDAFSELIYGINHVPDGSADWHALTTLEGVANPFVRQIVGISFYRYLIFIEKGRNPEDNRYLTDPAFNRLDLEAEQEAGDTAPPTPPGWTGWHNLSAHLGRRLGSSFIPAAIRRPHLGGSLLRSVARRLGL, encoded by the coding sequence ATGACCGAAAAAACCGACCTGGATCACATCGCCGAACGCGTCCGGCCGACCAAGATCACACATGATTATTTCCGTTACTACTGGATACATTTCGGCCACCGCCGTCACGCCGTCCGTTCGCTGCTGGAAATCGGTGTGCAGGGCGGTCGTTCGCTCAAGGTCTGGCGTGAGTTCTTCCCGAAAGCCACCGTCTGCGGGCTGGACTGCGATCCGGGATGCGCCCGGCTGGAGGCGGACGGCTTTGCCATCCAGATCGGGGACAGCCAGAGCCCGGCGGTGGCCCGCACCGCACTGGAGCGGTTCGGGCGGACATCCTTCGACATCATCATCGACGACGGCGCCCATCATCCCCAGGCACAGATCGAGACCTTCCGCACCTGGTTCCCCCATCTGGCCGAGGGCGGCGTCTATGTCGTGGAGGACGTGGCGCAGTTCAGCCGCTACGACCGGGTGGATGCGCTGGACGCCTTCTCCGAACTGATCTACGGCATCAACCATGTACCGGACGGGAGCGCCGACTGGCATGCGCTGACGACGCTGGAGGGGGTGGCGAACCCCTTCGTCCGGCAGATCGTCGGCATCTCCTTCTACCGCTACCTGATCTTCATCGAGAAGGGGCGGAACCCGGAGGACAACCGCTACCTGACGGACCCCGCCTTCAACCGGCTGGATCTGGAGGCGGAGCAGGAGGCCGGCGACACGGCCCCGCCGACACCCCCCGGCTGGACGGGCTGGCACAACCTGTCAGCCCACCTGGGACGGCGGCTGGGCAGCAGCTTCATCCCGGCAGCCATCCGGCGACCGCACCTCGGCGGCAGCCTTCTCCGCTCGGTCGCCCGCCGGCTGGGGCTGTGA
- a CDS encoding CgeB family protein: MDTDIYTEAGSRAARYLRLRLGRGELIDSFNRALLDQVACARPDIVWCDKALLLRPGTVREIRRLGACVLHYNPDNPFGLRRDPGWRHFLAALPEYDAHLVPRRSNLEDYPRHGARRVVVMPFAFEPTVHYPPPEGWTEADRPYEVSFIGSPYDDRPQFISALAARLGREVTVHGSRWPRRNRQPSDPLVRHRGPAPGERYREAIWRSRICLGFVTRSNIDDLATRTFELAAAGAAIVAYRTPDQLAALQDGGEALFFSDLAECARQVGLLLDDPDRRTEMGKAAARRAWRSGYDNDSRIAAALDELGIPVPERPIRPERPMPPMPPMMTA; the protein is encoded by the coding sequence ATGGACACGGACATCTATACCGAGGCCGGCAGCCGCGCTGCCCGCTATCTCCGGCTCCGGCTGGGCAGGGGGGAGCTGATCGACAGTTTCAACCGCGCCCTGCTGGATCAGGTCGCCTGCGCCCGTCCGGACATCGTCTGGTGCGACAAGGCCCTGCTGCTGCGCCCCGGGACGGTGCGCGAGATCCGCCGCCTCGGGGCCTGCGTCCTCCACTACAACCCGGACAACCCCTTCGGCCTGCGCCGGGACCCGGGCTGGCGGCATTTCCTTGCGGCCCTGCCGGAGTACGACGCGCATCTGGTCCCCCGCCGCAGCAATCTGGAGGACTATCCACGCCACGGGGCGCGGCGGGTGGTGGTGATGCCCTTCGCCTTCGAACCGACGGTGCATTATCCTCCGCCGGAGGGCTGGACGGAGGCGGACAGGCCGTATGAAGTCAGTTTCATCGGCTCTCCCTATGACGACAGGCCGCAGTTCATCTCTGCCCTGGCCGCGCGTCTCGGGCGGGAGGTGACGGTCCATGGTAGCCGGTGGCCCCGGCGGAACCGGCAACCTTCGGATCCACTGGTCCGGCACCGGGGGCCGGCGCCCGGGGAGCGCTACCGCGAGGCGATCTGGCGGTCCCGCATCTGCCTGGGCTTCGTCACCCGGTCCAACATCGACGATCTGGCGACGCGGACCTTCGAGCTGGCGGCGGCGGGGGCGGCGATCGTCGCCTACCGGACGCCGGACCAGCTTGCCGCTCTGCAGGATGGCGGGGAGGCCCTGTTCTTCTCCGATCTCGCGGAATGCGCCCGGCAGGTCGGGCTCCTTCTGGATGATCCGGACCGGCGGACGGAAATGGGCAAGGCGGCAGCCCGGCGGGCCTGGCGGTCCGGCTACGACAATGACAGCCGCATCGCCGCTGCGCTGGACGAACTGGGCATTCCGGTCCCGGAACGGCCGATCCGGCCTGAGAGGCCGATGCCCCCGATGCCCCCGATGATGACGGCATGA
- a CDS encoding CgeB family protein — translation MTMVQRRILYAGEMSGISNTRHRIAALRRLGHAVIEFDMTPYLTAGSRLARQIRYRLQRGRSAERCNQDLRLAVEHVRPDIVWADKAVLVRRETVAALRTAGRRVVHYNPDNPFGPRRDGCWGAFLTALPEYDVHIVPRPSNLEEYRRAGAREVRLMPFGYEPTVHFPPPAGWSDRDRPFAVSFIGAPYDDRAPFIDALRVEYGINVHVHSGAWPARWRSRLGASHHPSTYGSGYRETIWKSRICLSFVTRSNVDTLARRTFEIAGCGGFLLAQRTGDHMKSFEEGREALFFDDVRDCAGLIHRFMHDEEARSLIAAAGRCRAEMSGYGNDARLAAVLEGL, via the coding sequence ATGACCATGGTGCAGCGCCGCATCCTCTATGCCGGAGAGATGTCCGGCATCTCGAACACCCGGCACCGCATCGCCGCCTTGCGGCGGCTGGGCCATGCGGTGATCGAATTCGACATGACCCCCTACCTGACCGCGGGCTCCCGGCTTGCGCGCCAGATCCGGTATCGCTTGCAGCGGGGACGCTCGGCGGAGCGGTGCAACCAGGATCTCCGCCTCGCGGTTGAGCATGTCCGGCCGGATATCGTCTGGGCGGACAAGGCTGTCCTGGTCCGCCGGGAAACCGTGGCGGCCCTGCGGACGGCGGGGCGGCGCGTCGTCCACTACAATCCCGACAATCCATTCGGGCCGAGGCGGGACGGCTGCTGGGGCGCGTTCCTGACGGCCCTGCCGGAATACGACGTCCACATCGTCCCCCGCCCTTCGAACCTGGAGGAGTACAGGCGGGCCGGAGCCCGGGAGGTCCGCCTGATGCCTTTCGGCTACGAACCCACCGTGCATTTCCCTCCGCCTGCCGGCTGGTCGGACAGGGACCGGCCCTTCGCTGTCTCCTTCATCGGTGCCCCCTACGACGACCGGGCGCCCTTCATCGATGCGCTGCGCGTGGAGTACGGCATCAATGTGCATGTCCACAGCGGCGCATGGCCGGCCCGCTGGCGGTCGCGCCTGGGGGCGAGCCACCATCCTTCCACCTACGGTTCCGGCTACCGCGAGACGATCTGGAAGAGCCGCATCTGTCTCAGCTTCGTGACCCGCTCCAACGTGGACACGCTGGCCCGGCGGACCTTCGAGATCGCGGGCTGCGGCGGGTTCCTGCTGGCGCAGCGCACCGGGGACCATATGAAGAGCTTCGAGGAGGGACGGGAGGCGCTGTTCTTCGACGATGTGCGGGACTGCGCGGGGCTGATCCACCGTTTCATGCACGATGAGGAGGCCCGGTCCCTGATCGCCGCCGCCGGGCGCTGCCGGGCGGAGATGTCGGGCTACGGCAACGATGCCCGTCTGGCCGCCGTGCTGGAGGGGTTGTGA
- a CDS encoding O-antigen ligase family protein → MTSTSSLPSPDRTVPPPGGRILLALLLLLLLTLPLPFGGARPWAANLFVMAAGALLAGWTLLSLRGSGREGGLWPHGTGPALAVAAVALWAVLQALPVWPEAIAHPLWAETGAILGRDIGHRISLAPDATIRSAGMLAACAAIFFVSAQLCRNRRNAHRLLAAVVAGCLFYAVYGIATYLFLDNRILWMERWAYHDDVASTFVNRNSFACFAALGLVSTLALLVGKLSEAWTDPDTRRLALLGMVERAGTYGLILLAAAVVLLSGILMSHSRGGLAAAAAGSAVAILLCARARRRTGLLRALLLLCGLVGLTVMLQIGGEGTIFRIVNEGAVQAREIYNTVMLRAIASSPLVGYGMGAFEQTFSLFLDRQAALALSGNAPLLSVDRGHNDYLEGMLGLGIPAALVLWGSIAAVAIRCVRGSVTRRRDWACPGAAAAAVTVVAVHSLVDFSLQMPAVAATCAALLGMGHAQSRSSRDPS, encoded by the coding sequence ATGACCAGCACCTCCTCGCTTCCCTCGCCGGACCGGACCGTCCCGCCGCCAGGCGGCAGGATTCTGCTGGCCCTGCTGCTTCTGCTGCTGCTCACGCTGCCCCTGCCGTTCGGCGGGGCGCGCCCCTGGGCCGCGAACCTGTTCGTCATGGCGGCAGGCGCGCTTCTGGCGGGCTGGACGCTCCTGTCCCTAAGGGGCTCCGGAAGAGAGGGAGGGCTGTGGCCGCATGGCACCGGACCGGCCCTGGCCGTGGCGGCTGTCGCCCTGTGGGCGGTGCTCCAGGCGCTTCCCGTCTGGCCGGAGGCGATCGCGCACCCGCTCTGGGCGGAAACGGGAGCGATTCTGGGACGGGATATCGGCCACCGCATCTCGCTGGCCCCGGATGCGACGATCCGGTCGGCGGGCATGCTCGCGGCCTGCGCCGCGATCTTCTTCGTCTCCGCCCAGCTCTGCCGCAACCGCCGCAACGCCCACAGGCTGCTGGCGGCCGTGGTGGCCGGCTGCCTTTTCTATGCCGTCTACGGAATCGCTACCTATCTGTTCCTGGACAACCGCATCCTCTGGATGGAACGCTGGGCCTACCACGACGACGTCGCATCGACCTTCGTCAACCGCAACTCCTTCGCCTGCTTCGCTGCGCTGGGGCTGGTCAGCACCCTGGCGCTGCTGGTCGGCAAGCTGAGCGAAGCCTGGACCGACCCGGACACCCGGCGGCTGGCGCTCCTGGGCATGGTGGAGCGCGCCGGCACCTACGGACTGATCCTTCTGGCCGCTGCCGTCGTTCTGCTGTCGGGGATTCTGATGAGCCATTCCCGCGGCGGTCTGGCGGCGGCGGCGGCAGGTTCGGCCGTCGCCATCCTGCTCTGCGCCCGGGCCCGGCGCCGGACGGGACTGCTGCGTGCCCTGCTGCTGCTCTGCGGGCTCGTCGGCCTGACGGTCATGCTCCAGATCGGCGGAGAGGGCACGATCTTCCGGATCGTCAACGAAGGAGCGGTCCAGGCACGCGAGATCTACAACACGGTGATGCTGCGGGCGATCGCCAGCTCGCCCCTGGTCGGGTACGGCATGGGCGCCTTCGAGCAGACCTTCAGTCTGTTCCTTGACCGGCAGGCGGCCCTGGCGCTGTCCGGCAACGCCCCCCTGCTGAGCGTTGACCGGGGGCACAACGACTATCTGGAAGGCATGCTGGGTCTGGGGATACCAGCGGCCCTGGTGCTGTGGGGCAGCATCGCGGCGGTGGCGATCCGCTGCGTCCGGGGCAGCGTGACGCGCCGACGCGACTGGGCCTGCCCTGGTGCCGCCGCGGCCGCCGTGACGGTGGTCGCCGTCCACTCCCTGGTGGATTTCAGCCTTCAGATGCCCGCGGTCGCGGCCACCTGCGCGGCCCTGCTCGGGATGGGCCATGCCCAGTCCCGCAGCTCCCGGGACCCGTCATGA